A section of the Neorhizobium galegae bv. orientalis str. HAMBI 540 genome encodes:
- a CDS encoding heavy-metal-associated domain-containing protein, which produces MTAIFTVPDMTCGHCEKTVRGALAEALPGAVVAIDLTAKTVVIEGDAAKAEEAIREAGYSPERAAV; this is translated from the coding sequence ATGACTGCGATTTTCACCGTGCCGGACATGACCTGCGGCCATTGCGAAAAGACCGTGCGCGGCGCGCTGGCGGAAGCCCTGCCGGGTGCGGTCGTGGCGATCGATCTGACGGCCAAGACGGTGGTGATCGAAGGCGACGCTGCAAAGGCTGAAGAGGCGATCCGCGAGGCGGGGTATTCGCCGGAACGGGCAGCGGTCTGA
- a CDS encoding outer membrane protein: MKALFILAASAAMTASSVAYAADAVEQIPQAPQAVETPVVFSWNGPYIGAHTGYAWGSGDAAGGGSDDFDGWRLGGFVGYNWQFSSGFVAGIEGDVNYDWNENSYPGGIDIDTGFSGSVRGRVGYAMDRALIFAAAGWTATTAHINGGGFDDDDMLNGWTVGAGVDYAFTDNIFGRLEYRYNDFGNGSLGGADFDFNQHVINVGIGVKF, translated from the coding sequence ATGAAGGCTCTTTTCATTCTTGCAGCGTCGGCCGCCATGACCGCCTCTTCCGTTGCTTACGCAGCCGACGCCGTCGAGCAAATCCCGCAAGCGCCGCAAGCCGTCGAAACGCCCGTCGTGTTCTCCTGGAACGGCCCGTATATCGGTGCCCACACGGGGTATGCCTGGGGCAGCGGCGATGCCGCCGGCGGCGGATCGGACGATTTCGACGGCTGGAGGCTTGGCGGTTTCGTCGGCTATAACTGGCAGTTCTCCAGCGGTTTCGTCGCCGGTATCGAAGGTGACGTCAACTACGACTGGAACGAGAACAGCTATCCCGGCGGCATCGACATCGACACCGGCTTCTCCGGTTCGGTTCGCGGCCGCGTCGGTTATGCCATGGACCGGGCGCTGATCTTCGCGGCAGCCGGCTGGACGGCCACCACCGCCCATATCAACGGCGGCGGCTTTGACGACGACGACATGCTCAACGGCTGGACCGTCGGCGCCGGCGTCGACTACGCATTCACCGACAATATCTTCGGCCGCCTCGAATACCGCTACAACGACTTCGGCAACGGCAGCCTTGGCGGCGCCGATTTCGACTTCAACCAGCATGTCATCAATGTCGGCATCGGCGTGAAGTTTTAA
- the cueR gene encoding Cu(I)-responsive transcriptional regulator, whose product MNIGEASNESGVSAKMIRYYEEIGLIRPMGRTGNNYRVYGDEEVHILRFIKRARNLGFSLEETETLLKLWQDKSRESAAVKEVATAHIGDLERRIAEMQGMVKTLKHLANCCGGDNRPNCPILDDLAGDGTPVPAARKKMRQTA is encoded by the coding sequence ATGAATATCGGCGAGGCTTCGAATGAGTCCGGCGTTTCGGCCAAGATGATCCGCTATTACGAGGAAATCGGCCTAATCCGCCCGATGGGCCGCACCGGCAACAACTACAGGGTCTATGGCGATGAGGAAGTGCATATCCTGCGCTTCATCAAGCGGGCGCGCAATCTCGGCTTTTCGCTCGAAGAGACCGAGACGCTGCTGAAACTCTGGCAGGACAAGAGCCGCGAAAGTGCTGCCGTCAAGGAGGTGGCGACCGCCCATATCGGCGACCTCGAACGACGCATCGCCGAGATGCAGGGCATGGTCAAAACGCTGAAACACCTCGCCAACTGCTGCGGCGGCGACAACCGCCCCAACTGCCCGATCCTCGATGATCTGGCGGGGGATGGTACGCCAGTGCCGGCGGCGAGGAAAAAGATGAGACAGACTGCCTGA